One Tunturibacter gelidoferens genomic region harbors:
- the rplT gene encoding 50S ribosomal protein L20, producing the protein MPRVKRSTKRNDRRKKILKRASGYFLTKSKLYQAAQEAVERGLKFAYTGRKQKKRQFRALWIVRINAACRINGMSYSTFINGLKLAGNQLDRKVLADIAANDAAGFAALTEQAKSALKIAADKHAANRTSAAA; encoded by the coding sequence ATGCCCCGTGTAAAACGGAGTACAAAACGCAACGATCGCCGCAAAAAGATCCTGAAGCGCGCGAGCGGTTACTTCCTCACCAAGTCCAAGCTCTATCAGGCTGCTCAGGAAGCCGTCGAGCGCGGACTCAAGTTCGCCTACACCGGCCGTAAGCAGAAGAAGCGCCAGTTCCGCGCCCTCTGGATCGTCCGCATCAATGCAGCCTGCCGCATCAACGGCATGAGCTACTCGACCTTCATCAACGGCCTCAAGCTCGCCGGCAATCAGCTCGACCGCAAGGTTCTCGCTGACATCGCCGCCAACGACGCAGCTGGTTTTGCCGCTCTTACCGAGCAGGCAAAGTCAGCCCTGAAGATTGCAGCAGACAAGCACGCCGCAAATCGCACCTCTGCTGCCGCCTAA
- the rpmI gene encoding 50S ribosomal protein L35: protein MPKLKTHSGAAKRFHKTGTGKFKRGQSKMRHILTSKATKTKRKLGGSALISDADHHKVARMLPYA, encoded by the coding sequence ATGCCAAAGTTGAAGACACACAGCGGCGCAGCCAAGCGCTTTCATAAGACCGGCACCGGCAAGTTCAAGCGCGGCCAGTCCAAGATGCGCCACATCCTCACATCGAAGGCCACCAAGACCAAGCGCAAGCTCGGCGGGTCGGCGCTTATCTCTGATGCGGATCATCACAAGGTTGCCCGGATGCTTCCTTACGCCTGA
- a CDS encoding GNAT family N-acetyltransferase: MIFVPATYADVDELATFVNNAYRGKSAEAGWASEAKVIGGQRIDSAILADTIANGKATILLMRDADNAPLAGCVSLESTDEPAVWYLSMLAIDPQRQAERLGRTLLSYAEDHMKARGAQRVRITVIWLRHTLVEWYERRGYRRTGKTEPFPYGDQRFGMPLRDDLYFEVFEKALN; encoded by the coding sequence ATGATCTTTGTTCCCGCTACTTATGCTGACGTCGACGAGCTCGCCACCTTTGTTAACAATGCCTACAGAGGCAAAAGCGCTGAAGCTGGATGGGCAAGCGAAGCGAAGGTGATAGGCGGGCAGAGAATCGACTCGGCCATCCTTGCCGACACCATCGCAAACGGTAAAGCCACCATTCTCTTGATGCGTGACGCCGACAACGCCCCTCTCGCGGGCTGTGTGTCGCTTGAGTCCACTGACGAGCCGGCGGTGTGGTATCTCTCGATGCTTGCGATAGACCCTCAGCGCCAGGCCGAGCGGCTTGGACGCACGCTCCTGTCTTATGCCGAAGATCACATGAAAGCCCGTGGAGCGCAGCGAGTCAGGATTACCGTGATCTGGCTTCGTCATACGCTCGTCGAGTGGTATGAGCGTCGCGGATATCGTCGCACGGGCAAGACAGAGCCATTCCCCTACGGCGATCAACGCTTTGGAATGCCGCTTCGTGACGACCTCTACTTTGAGGTCTTCGAGAAAGCCCTCAATTAG
- the gyrB gene encoding DNA topoisomerase (ATP-hydrolyzing) subunit B has translation MASTAIPTEGALLELEAGKIKDAPAKGKEGGGYSAENITVLEGLAAVRLRPAMYIGSTGEQGLHHLVYEVVDNSVDEALGGHATKIDVTIHVDNSITVVDDGRGIPVDDKVINGEKMPAVQVVLTMLHAGGKFDASNYKVSGGLHGVGVSCVNALSEEFDVEIWRDGHAWEQDYSKGAPISKLRKMGSSTRKGTKVHFLPDKSIFTVTEFNYDTLAQRLRELAFLNKGLEIHLTDQRTTDSKTGEYKHQEFKYIGGIAEFIKHLNKGKAVLHDKPIYMEAERDNVAMEIALQYNDAYSETVFTFANNINTVDGGTHLSGFKTALTRTINAAGQSLGLFKDVKENLSGDDVREGLVVVISVKLSQPQFEGQTKGKLNSDIAGTVQAFVNERLGAFLEQNPSVAKKIINKAIDAARAREAARKARDLTRRKGALDGGGLPGKLADCSERQPDRCELYLVEGESAGGTAKQGRDRKFQAILPLKGKILNVEKARYDKMLGHEEIRAMITALGCGIGKDDFDASKLRYGKLILMTDADVDGSHIRTLLLTFFFRHMTELIKRGHVYIAQPPLYRIKKGKFEQYIKDDREYVSVMVKRASDGMVIRYGKDGGRLEGAALTKYMGQLNDYLSFFDKVQKRLRNDDVTQAFAELFAHEGKDSVRRVDFETPAKVEAMRERLVGMQKTYQFKNVGDVVMDEEHRSYSVSYTDAQGAVRTIDWALASAPESRQMLAKHAQIKEQLVAPFFIEYATKTKAETAAEEAEEIASEEGVSELAAAPGTVAEVKPSKRASKASQDPVEKKTAREVFEYVIEQGKKEYQVQRYKGLGEMTAPQLWETTMDPERRTLLQVKLEDIAACEEIFTTLMGEDVESRRKFIEENALDVKNLDI, from the coding sequence ATGGCATCGACTGCAATCCCCACCGAAGGTGCTCTTTTAGAGCTTGAAGCTGGCAAAATCAAGGACGCTCCTGCAAAAGGAAAAGAAGGCGGCGGCTATTCGGCCGAGAACATCACCGTTCTGGAAGGCCTGGCGGCGGTTCGTCTGAGACCGGCGATGTATATCGGCTCTACCGGCGAGCAGGGGCTCCATCACCTGGTGTATGAGGTGGTCGATAACTCGGTTGACGAGGCACTGGGTGGGCATGCGACGAAGATCGATGTGACGATCCATGTCGATAATTCGATTACGGTGGTCGATGATGGCCGTGGAATTCCGGTCGACGACAAGGTGATCAACGGCGAGAAGATGCCGGCGGTGCAGGTTGTTCTCACGATGCTGCATGCGGGCGGTAAGTTCGATGCGTCGAACTACAAGGTTTCGGGTGGTTTGCATGGCGTCGGCGTGAGCTGCGTCAATGCGTTGAGCGAAGAGTTTGACGTCGAGATCTGGCGCGATGGTCATGCGTGGGAGCAGGACTACTCGAAGGGTGCGCCGATCAGCAAGCTGCGTAAGATGGGCTCGTCGACGCGCAAGGGCACGAAGGTGCATTTTCTGCCGGACAAGTCGATCTTTACGGTGACGGAGTTCAACTACGACACGCTGGCGCAACGGTTGAGGGAGCTCGCCTTTTTGAATAAGGGGCTGGAGATCCATCTGACGGACCAGCGCACGACGGACTCGAAGACCGGGGAGTACAAGCACCAGGAGTTCAAGTACATCGGCGGGATCGCGGAGTTTATCAAGCACCTGAACAAGGGCAAGGCGGTGCTGCATGACAAGCCGATCTACATGGAGGCCGAGCGGGACAACGTGGCCATGGAGATTGCGCTGCAGTATAACGATGCCTACTCCGAGACCGTGTTTACCTTCGCGAACAACATCAACACGGTTGATGGGGGCACGCACCTCTCGGGCTTCAAGACAGCGCTGACCAGGACGATCAACGCGGCGGGGCAGTCTCTGGGTCTGTTCAAGGACGTGAAGGAGAACCTGAGCGGGGACGATGTGCGCGAAGGACTGGTTGTTGTGATCAGCGTGAAGCTTAGCCAGCCGCAGTTTGAAGGACAGACGAAGGGCAAGCTGAACTCGGATATCGCAGGAACGGTGCAGGCGTTTGTGAATGAGCGGCTGGGTGCGTTTCTCGAGCAGAACCCTTCGGTTGCGAAGAAGATTATCAATAAGGCGATCGATGCAGCGCGAGCGCGTGAGGCTGCTCGTAAGGCAAGGGATTTGACTCGGCGCAAGGGTGCTCTTGATGGCGGCGGACTGCCTGGGAAGCTGGCAGACTGCTCGGAGCGGCAGCCGGATCGGTGTGAGCTTTATCTGGTCGAGGGAGAGAGCGCGGGTGGAACGGCCAAGCAGGGGCGCGACCGGAAGTTCCAGGCGATTCTGCCGTTGAAGGGAAAGATTCTCAACGTGGAGAAGGCCCGCTACGACAAGATGCTGGGGCACGAAGAGATTCGCGCCATGATTACTGCGCTGGGCTGCGGCATCGGCAAAGACGACTTCGATGCGAGCAAGCTGCGGTATGGCAAGTTGATTCTGATGACCGATGCTGACGTCGACGGATCGCACATCCGCACGCTGTTGTTGACGTTCTTCTTCCGCCATATGACGGAGCTGATCAAGCGGGGACATGTTTATATCGCTCAGCCGCCGCTGTATCGCATCAAAAAGGGCAAGTTCGAGCAGTACATCAAAGACGATCGCGAGTATGTGAGCGTGATGGTGAAGCGTGCGTCGGATGGCATGGTGATTCGTTACGGCAAAGACGGCGGCAGGCTCGAAGGCGCTGCACTGACGAAGTACATGGGCCAGTTGAACGACTATCTTAGCTTCTTCGATAAGGTGCAGAAGCGGTTGCGGAATGATGACGTGACGCAGGCGTTCGCTGAGTTGTTTGCTCATGAGGGTAAGGATTCTGTGCGACGCGTGGACTTCGAAACACCGGCCAAGGTGGAAGCCATGCGCGAGCGGCTAGTGGGAATGCAGAAGACCTACCAGTTCAAGAATGTTGGCGACGTCGTGATGGACGAGGAGCACAGGAGCTACTCGGTTAGCTATACCGATGCGCAGGGCGCAGTGAGAACGATTGACTGGGCGCTGGCTTCAGCCCCGGAGAGCCGGCAGATGCTGGCCAAGCATGCACAGATCAAGGAGCAGTTAGTGGCTCCGTTCTTTATCGAGTATGCGACAAAGACCAAAGCGGAGACTGCTGCAGAAGAGGCTGAGGAGATTGCTTCGGAAGAAGGTGTCTCGGAGCTCGCCGCGGCTCCAGGAACGGTGGCAGAGGTAAAGCCAAGCAAGAGAGCGAGCAAGGCGTCTCAAGATCCGGTCGAGAAGAAGACGGCGCGCGAAGTGTTCGAGTATGTGATCGAACAAGGCAAGAAGGAGTATCAGGTTCAGCGGTATAAGGGACTGGGTGAGATGACGGCTCCGCAGCTATGGGAGACGACGATGGATCCCGAGCGACGTACGCTGCTGCAGGTGAAGCTCGAAGACATCGCGGCCTGTGAAGAGATCTTTACGACCCTGATGGGTGAGGACGTAGAGAGCAGGCGCAAGTTCATCGAAGAGAATGCCCTGGACGTGAAGAACCTGGATATCTAG
- a CDS encoding MMPL family transporter, translating to MRAPKYFDAIGVSHIIYLPAILYDIMGLMHVRRLWVAGVVLVTAIALLPFSFHAERHLETATRVEGSEAESVRQELASRFRSPFVDRVVLVIQGLPPADSDEGAQALATIVAALRQEPGVSGVVSHLELRDPIFLGRGGGTFVLVGLASTEGPVESLVPKLHVLATSLEDQLRPRYPAVKLELTGEIPLNFDIRKASADDVRRGESLVIPATLALLLVAFGSLVAALIPLAVGQLAIAVTLAITGLLAHRWHLSILVQNLATMLGLGLGIDYALLMVSRFREAISAGHDGPAASVIAARQAGRTLLISASTVAIGFLALLTVPISEIRSIGIAGFLVAGLSVLLTNTLVPAVLALLGSRIDLGRMPFTPKLDSTRAARTGIRWRRWGRVIVAHPWLALVLAGTPLLLLAWQATHLDTSVPRGDWLPPAAESVHALHTLEQMDRAGVVQSLRVVLELPTDSIAQTDAGWNVLDRLTKQLASDPRCARVISITSIAESNRSSLSSLSRETRRTFLSADGRAALLEVLPAASVSLRDQVNWVRELRKTGAAALTGVPGASLTIGGIPALNADYQTIVGDRFSSVAALVVVGTLLALLGGFRSLFAAVKAIVLNLLSVAASFGALVLVFQDGRGSSLLGVPGGTGSIFPLVPIVAFAIVFGLSMDYEVFLVARVLEARRSGLSEADAIPEGMARTAGLITSAAAIMIVVFAAFTFGNFLVVKMIGFTLAVAVFIDATLVRIVIGPALLRVAGDWNWWPGGLDTTSREPTTTAASRE from the coding sequence ATGAGAGCTCCGAAGTATTTTGATGCCATCGGAGTATCCCACATCATCTACCTGCCGGCTATTTTGTATGACATCATGGGTCTCATGCATGTGCGCCGTCTCTGGGTGGCCGGGGTAGTTCTTGTCACCGCCATTGCGCTTCTTCCATTCTCTTTTCACGCCGAGCGCCATCTGGAGACGGCAACCCGCGTCGAAGGCAGCGAGGCGGAGAGTGTCCGGCAGGAGTTGGCCAGTCGTTTTCGTTCGCCATTCGTTGACCGTGTGGTCCTTGTCATCCAAGGACTTCCACCCGCCGACTCCGACGAGGGCGCGCAAGCCTTAGCAACCATTGTGGCGGCATTGAGACAGGAACCAGGCGTTTCCGGAGTCGTCTCCCACCTCGAGCTGCGTGATCCCATCTTTCTCGGTCGGGGAGGCGGAACGTTTGTTCTAGTCGGACTCGCGTCAACCGAGGGGCCCGTCGAGTCGCTCGTTCCTAAGCTCCATGTCCTTGCAACCTCTCTTGAAGATCAGTTGCGGCCCCGTTATCCAGCCGTGAAGCTCGAACTGACCGGTGAGATCCCACTCAACTTCGACATTCGCAAAGCAAGCGCCGACGATGTGCGCCGCGGCGAGAGCCTCGTCATTCCCGCAACCCTCGCCCTTCTGCTGGTTGCATTCGGCAGCCTCGTCGCCGCCCTGATTCCCTTAGCCGTCGGCCAGCTTGCCATCGCGGTCACTCTGGCGATCACCGGTTTACTGGCCCACCGCTGGCACCTGTCCATTCTGGTTCAGAATCTGGCCACTATGCTCGGGCTTGGCTTGGGAATCGACTACGCACTCCTCATGGTCAGCCGCTTCCGGGAAGCCATCTCCGCCGGGCACGATGGACCCGCAGCCTCGGTCATCGCAGCGCGCCAGGCAGGTCGTACGCTTTTGATCTCGGCTTCGACCGTAGCCATCGGATTCCTGGCCCTCCTGACGGTCCCCATCAGCGAAATCCGTTCCATCGGTATCGCGGGATTCCTCGTAGCGGGGTTGAGTGTGTTGCTTACAAATACCCTCGTTCCGGCGGTGCTGGCATTGCTCGGTTCGCGAATTGACCTTGGACGGATGCCCTTTACTCCAAAGTTGGATTCGACTCGGGCCGCACGTACGGGAATTCGCTGGCGGAGATGGGGAAGGGTGATCGTCGCCCATCCCTGGCTTGCACTTGTCCTCGCAGGGACCCCCTTGCTTCTGCTCGCGTGGCAGGCTACACACCTCGATACCAGTGTTCCCAGGGGAGACTGGCTTCCGCCCGCGGCAGAGTCGGTCCACGCGCTCCACACCCTGGAACAAATGGATCGAGCCGGCGTTGTTCAATCCTTGCGCGTCGTTCTCGAACTCCCAACTGACTCCATTGCGCAGACCGACGCAGGGTGGAATGTGCTCGATCGTCTCACGAAGCAGCTCGCAAGCGACCCGCGTTGCGCCCGCGTTATCTCAATCACGTCCATTGCGGAGAGCAACCGGTCGTCCCTCAGTAGTCTTTCGCGAGAGACGCGTCGAACGTTTCTGAGTGCTGACGGACGTGCCGCGCTGCTTGAGGTTTTACCCGCGGCCTCGGTCTCCCTGCGCGATCAGGTCAACTGGGTGCGCGAGCTCCGCAAGACCGGTGCCGCAGCCCTTACCGGAGTGCCCGGTGCCTCGCTAACCATTGGTGGCATCCCGGCACTCAACGCCGACTATCAGACGATCGTCGGGGACCGCTTTTCGTCAGTAGCAGCTCTGGTAGTGGTGGGAACTCTCCTGGCGCTTCTGGGCGGGTTCCGGTCACTCTTCGCCGCCGTCAAGGCCATCGTACTCAACCTCCTCTCCGTTGCAGCCTCCTTCGGAGCATTGGTCTTAGTCTTCCAGGACGGACGCGGAAGTAGCTTGCTGGGAGTTCCTGGCGGAACCGGTAGTATCTTCCCCCTTGTGCCTATCGTCGCCTTTGCCATCGTTTTCGGACTAAGTATGGACTACGAAGTGTTTTTAGTCGCACGGGTTCTCGAAGCCAGGAGGAGCGGGCTGAGTGAAGCGGACGCAATTCCGGAAGGGATGGCTCGAACCGCTGGCCTGATTACGAGCGCTGCCGCAATCATGATCGTGGTATTCGCGGCATTCACCTTCGGAAACTTCCTGGTAGTCAAGATGATCGGATTTACCCTGGCGGTCGCCGTATTTATCGACGCGACACTGGTTCGTATCGTGATCGGTCCCGCGCTCCTTCGCGTTGCAGGCGATTGGAATTGGTGGCCCGGCGGACTCGACACGACCAGCAGGGAGCCCACCACCACGGCAGCGAGCCGCGAATAA